From the Streptomyces syringium genome, one window contains:
- a CDS encoding ATP-binding protein, which translates to MARVASIVGTGVRPEPLGCITVEAVPESVALVRRLFRELTGAHGLGFPVDDCVLLVSELVTNAVDHVERAEGDGARQVRVDWWRVRDGLRVDVHSGGPPEGIRLRQPRDDDPRGRGLLLVDLLTDAWAVEPSRHGGTMVSFVIENVWRPARPVRSA; encoded by the coding sequence ATGGCGCGCGTGGCCAGCATCGTCGGCACCGGCGTGAGACCGGAGCCGCTCGGCTGCATCACGGTGGAGGCGGTGCCGGAGTCGGTCGCCCTGGTCCGGCGGTTGTTCCGCGAGCTCACCGGCGCCCATGGCCTGGGCTTCCCGGTGGACGACTGCGTCCTGCTGGTCTCCGAACTGGTCACGAACGCGGTCGACCACGTCGAGCGTGCCGAGGGGGACGGCGCCCGGCAGGTCCGTGTCGACTGGTGGCGGGTGCGGGACGGCCTGCGCGTCGACGTCCACAGCGGCGGACCGCCGGAGGGGATCCGGCTACGGCAGCCGCGTGACGACGACCCGCGCGGGCGGGGACTGCTGCTCGTCGATCTGCTCACCGACGCCTGGGCCGTGGAGCCGAGCCGCCACGGCGGCACGATGGTCTCGTTCGTCATCGAGAACGTCTGGCGGCCGGCGAGGCCCGTGCGGTCGGCTTGA
- a CDS encoding MFS transporter — protein MPLALLALAISAFGIGTTEFVMMGLLPNVADDLGTSVPTAGYLVSAYALGVVIGAPLLTALGSRIPRKRMLVLLMGLFTIGNLASALAPSFGLLVVGRVLAGLPHGAFFGVGAVVAARLVAEGRQARAVATMFLGLTVANIVGVPSATLLGQHLGWRATFLVVAGIGLVAMAALTLLVPQLPRERHGGLGQELRALGDRQVLLGLLTAVFGFAGVFAVYSYLASMMTEVTGFSETSVTLVLALFGIGMTLGALVAGPLTDRALRPTLYGSLAALAAVLVLFDFTVHVKWAALATVVVLGAVGFMTTTPLQMLVMNKARHAPTLASASNHSAFNLANAGGAWLGGVAIAAGWGWTSPTLVGAVLAVIGLAIAVTAGLLDRGGPGASRLVAAGSERMPEGERVG, from the coding sequence ATGCCCCTGGCGCTGCTCGCCCTGGCGATCTCCGCGTTCGGCATCGGCACCACCGAGTTCGTGATGATGGGCCTGCTGCCCAATGTCGCCGACGATCTCGGCACCTCGGTGCCCACCGCCGGATACCTGGTCTCCGCCTACGCCCTCGGCGTCGTCATCGGCGCCCCGCTGCTCACGGCACTGGGCTCGCGCATCCCGCGCAAGCGGATGCTCGTCCTGCTCATGGGCCTCTTCACCATCGGCAACCTCGCCTCCGCGCTGGCCCCCTCCTTCGGGCTGCTCGTCGTGGGGCGGGTGCTGGCGGGGCTGCCGCACGGCGCGTTCTTCGGCGTCGGGGCGGTGGTCGCCGCCCGGCTGGTGGCCGAGGGACGGCAGGCCCGGGCGGTCGCGACGATGTTCCTCGGCCTGACGGTCGCCAACATCGTCGGCGTCCCCAGCGCCACCCTGCTCGGCCAGCACCTCGGCTGGCGCGCCACGTTCCTCGTGGTCGCGGGCATCGGGCTGGTGGCGATGGCCGCGCTCACCCTGCTCGTCCCCCAGCTCCCGCGCGAACGGCACGGGGGCCTCGGCCAGGAACTGCGCGCCCTCGGCGACCGGCAGGTGCTGCTCGGGCTGCTCACCGCGGTCTTCGGCTTCGCCGGGGTCTTCGCGGTCTACAGCTATCTCGCGTCGATGATGACCGAGGTCACGGGCTTCTCCGAGACCTCCGTCACGCTCGTCCTCGCCCTCTTCGGCATCGGCATGACGCTCGGCGCCCTCGTCGCCGGCCCGCTCACCGACCGGGCGCTGCGACCCACGCTCTACGGGTCGCTGGCCGCGCTGGCGGCCGTGCTGGTCCTCTTCGACTTCACCGTGCACGTGAAGTGGGCGGCCCTCGCGACGGTCGTCGTCCTCGGCGCGGTCGGCTTCATGACCACGACGCCGCTGCAGATGCTCGTCATGAACAAGGCCCGGCACGCCCCGACCCTGGCCTCGGCCTCCAACCACTCGGCCTTCAACCTCGCCAACGCCGGCGGGGCGTGGCTCGGCGGCGTCGCCATCGCCGCGGGCTGGGGCTGGACCTCCCCGACCCTGGTGGGCGCGGTCCTCGCGGTGATCGGCCTGGCCATCGCGGTGACGGCGGGACTGCTCGACCGGGGCGGCCCGGGTGCGTCCCGGCTGGTCGCCGCGGGCAGCGAGCGGATGCCGGAGGGGGAGCGCGTCGGCTGA